The following are from one region of the Carcharodon carcharias isolate sCarCar2 chromosome 27, sCarCar2.pri, whole genome shotgun sequence genome:
- the LOC121270337 gene encoding zinc finger protein 229-like — protein sequence SNLERHKDTRTVEKPWKCGDCGKGFNYPSELETHRRIHTGEKPFTCSVCGKGFTQSSSLYTHQHVHTGDRPFTCLECGKGFNALSTLRTHQQVHSDQRPLKCSDCEKSFKSRKDLLIHQRTHTGERPFTCAVCGKRFTQSSHLLTHQLVHTDKRPFKCSDCEKSFKSKKDLLNHERTHTGERPFTCSVCGKGFTCSSHLLTHQFVHTDQRPFNCSDCEKKFKSVKDLLKHQHTHTGERPFTCSICGKGFPRLAHLLRHHRVHTGERPFTCPECGQDFIDSSNLLIHQRVHSGERPYTCPLCGNRFTQSSHLTTHQLVHTDQRPFQCSDCEKRFKSKQNLLTHQRVHTGERPFICSVCGKGFAQSNNLLRHQQVHMRQQGMDSAVIAAVNHIQD from the coding sequence tccaacctggagagacacaaggataCCCGCACcgtggagaaaccgtggaaatgtggagactgtgggaagggtttcaatTACCCATCTGAGTTGGAAACTCATCGAcgtattcacactggggagaagccattcacctgctctgtgtgtgggaagggattcactcagtcatccagcctcTACACACACCAGCATGTTCATACTGGTGACAGGCCATTCACCTGCcttgaatgtgggaagggatttaatgcATTATCAACCCTCCGGACTCACCAACAGGTTCACTCTGATCAGAGACCGTTGAAATGTTCTGACTGTGAGAAGAGCTTTAAAAGCAGAAAGGATCTGCTGATACACcaacgcactcacactggggagaggcctttcacctgcgcagtgtgtgggaagagatttactcagtcatcccacctccTGACACACCAACTTgttcacacagataagagaccttttaaatgttctgACTGTGAGAAGAGCTTTAAAAGTAAAAAAGATTTACTGAACCATgagcgcactcacactggggagaggccattcacctgctccgtgtgtgggaagggattcacttgttcATCCCACCTTCTAACACACCAATTTGTTCACACTGATCAGAGACCTTTTAATTGTTCTGACTGTGAGAAAAAATTTAAAAGCGTAAAGGATCTTCTgaaacaccaacacactcacactggggagaggccgttcacctgctctatctgtgggaagggattccctCGGTTagcccacctgctgagacaccatcgagttcacactggggagaggccgttcacctgccctgagtgtgggCAGGATTTCATTGATTCATCCAACCTtctgatacaccagcgagttcactctGGGGAGAGACCGTACACTTGCCCCTTATGTGGGAacagattcactcagtcatcccatctCACTACGCACCAGCTTGTTCACACTGATCAGAGACCTTTTCAATGTTCTGACTGTGAGAAGAGATTTAAAAGCAAACAgaatctgctgacacaccagcgagttcatactggggagaggccattcatctgctccgtgtgtgggaagggattcgctcaGTCAAAcaacctgctgaggcaccagcaaGTTCATATGCGACAGCAGGggatggattctgctgttattgctgctgttaatcacatccaggattgA